In Streptomyces sp. TLI_146, the genomic stretch CGATCAGGACGGCGGTCTGCACCGTCATGTGCAGGGAGCCGGTGACCCGGGCGCCGGCGAGCGGCTGGGTGGCGGCGTACTCCTTGCGGATCGACATCAGGCCGGGCATCTCGTGCTCGGCGAGGGTGATCTCCTTGCGCCCGAAGGCGGCGAGGGAGAGGTCGGCGACCTTGAAGTCCTGGCCGGCGTCGACAGTCGTCATGGCGAGCTGCTCCTCGTGAGTGGGTCGAGGGTGGGTACGGAAGGTCTGCGGGCACGCCTGGGCACGACGACGGCCACGCGGGCACCAGCGGGTGCCCGGGCGGACATCGCGATGTCCGGGTGGACACCGGAGTGCCCGTGGGCACCAAGGGGTGCCCGTCGCGCTCACAGCGCAGTCCGTCGGAGGCCCTCTCTCCCTCGGCCGGTGCGCGTGGCGTACCGACCGACCGCCATCAGCAGCGACGTCTGGCTCTGGTCACGAATCTACACCGATCGGCCCAGCCGCCCCCAGCCCGTCCCGGATGGCGAGGTGGCGAAGTTCAGGGGCGAGAGCCTTACCAAAGAGGGGCTTTCGGGACTTCTGATGCGGTCGGCGCCTGGTGCAGGATGCGGGGGGACCGGGAACACCCGCCCGAAGCGTCTGCGCGACGGAGCGCGATGCGGGAAGCGTTAGGAGAGCCACGTGACGAGTCCGGCGAACGAGCGGCGGAAGGTGAAGCTGCTCGCGGTGACCGCGTGCCCGACCGGCATCGCCCACACCTATATGGCGGCTGAGAAACTGGCGCAGGCGGCCGAGGCCCTCGGCGTCGAGATGAAGGTGGAGACGCAAGGCTCCATCGGGGCTGAGAACGTTTTCTCTGACAACGATGTCAGAGACGCCGACGGCATCATCATCGCGGCCGACAAGGACGTCGACCGCAGCCGGTTCGTGGGCAAGAAGGTGCTGGCCGTCGGCGTGGCGGAGGGCATTCGCCATCCGGAGCGGCTGATCGAGCAGGTCCACGGCGCGCCGGTGCAGTCGGGCGACGGCGGACGCGGGGCCGGGGGTGCTGCGGCGCCGGGGGTGCTGCGGCGCCGGGTGCCGGGGGCGGCAAGGAGCGGAGCGTCACGTACAAGGCGCTGATGAACGGTGTCTCGTACATGATCCCGTTCGTGGTGGTGGGCGGGCTGCTCATCGCGATCTCGCTGGCGCTGGGCGGGCACACGGATGCCAAGGGCGGTCTGGTGATTCCGGACGACTCTTTCTGGATGCACGTCAACCAGATCGGGGTCATCGGGTTCACGCTGATGGTGCCGATCCTTTCCGGCTACATCGCGTACGCCATCGGGGACCGGCCGGCGCTGGTGCCGGGCATGATCGGCGGCTGGATAGCCAACACCGGTTCGCTGTACGACTCGAAGGCCGGGGCCGGTTTCATCGGGGCGATCGTGACCGGCTTCCTCGCCGGGTACCTCGTCCTGTGGATCAAGAAGGCCAAGGTTCCCAAGTTCGTCCAGCCGATCATGCCGATCATCGTGATCCCGATCGTGGCGACGACGGCGCTCGGACTGTTCTTCATCTACGTGATCGGGAAGCCGATCTCGTGGGTGTTCACGCACCTCACCGACTGGCTCAGCGGGATGACCGGGACCAGTGCGGTTCTGCTGGGCGCGATCCTCGGGCTGATGATCGCGTTCGACATGGGCGGGCCGGTCAACAAGACGGCGTTCCTGTTCGGCGCGGGACTGATCGCGACCGGCAACCAGAGCGTGATGGGCATGTGTGCGGCGGCCATTCCTGTCATGCCGCTGGGGCAGGGGCTCGCGACGCTGCTGCGGCGCAGGTTCTACTCCGAACAGGAGCGCGAGACCGGTATGGCCGCGTTGTTCATGGGCTTGTTCGGAATCTCGGAAGGAGCCATTCCGTTTGCTGCGGCCAGGCCGGCCCAGGTCATCCCGGCGAACATGCTGGGCGGCGCGGTCGCGGGTGCGATCGCGGGGCTGGCGAGCGTGAAGGACGCGGTGCCGCACGGCGGCCCGATCGTGGCGCTGCTCGGGGCCGTCGGTGGCGTACCGATGTTCTTCCTGGCGGTGGCGGCAGGCACGGTGGTGACGGCTGTGACCACCAACGGGCTGATCGGGGTCAAGGAGCGGCGGCGGGACGCTGCGCTGCCGCAGAACGTCTCCGGGATGGAGACATCGCTGGCCGTGGACGCTGCGCTGGCCGTTGGCCGGGATCCGTTGGAGGCGGTCCCGGTTGGGGCGGCTGCGACCGGTTCGACCGGTGCGGTGGCCGAGGGTGCGGTGACCGACAGTTCGGGCGGCGAATCCGCGGTCGGTCGTGTGGACGGGTCTCCTGATGAACGCCCGGGCGGCTCCAGGAGTTCCGGCCGATCCCAGACTCCCGAAAACTCCTCCGACGCCACAGGATCCGACCGCTCCAGTGACCCCGGTAACTCCGGTGACTCCCGCGAAGTCCTCTCCGGCTACCTCACGCAGGACACCGTGAAGGTCGCCCTGGCGGCGGGCGAGAAAGAAGCCGCGATCCGGGAGATGGCCGAGCTGCTGGCCCGTACGGGCAACGTACGGGACGTCGACGAGCTCGTACGAGTCGCGTTGGCGCGTGAGGCACAGGGCACCACCGGGCTCGGTGAGGAGATCGCGATTCCGCATGCCAAGACGGATGCGGTGGCGGCGCCGACCGTGGGGTTCGCCCGTTCCTCCGAGGGGATCGAGTGGGGCGCCCTGGACGGGACGAGGGCCAAGCTGATCTTCATGATCTCGGTGCCGGAGGCGGCGGCCGGGGACGAGCACCTGCGGATCCTGTCGCTGCTCTCGCGCAAGCTCATGGACACGGAGTTCCGGGCTCGACTGGCGGAAGCGCCGGACGAGGCGGCCGTACTCGCGGTGCTGGGCGAGATCCAGTAGGCCTGTGCCTGTGAGGCGGCGTGTGAAGCACGTGGACGTGCGGGCCCCATAGACGTGTGGACGGGGCGGGATTCCTCTCCCGCCCCGTCCACACTCGCCTCTCAGGGCCTCAGCCTCAAACCTGCTTCGCAGGTAACGGAGCCGCGTACTCAGTGCCCCGTGCCGCCCGGCGTGGCCGCCGGGTCCGGGCCCGCCGCGGCTTCCGCCGCGCTGTAGATGTCCGGCTCCAGGTAGATCACCCGGGCGATCGGAACCGCCTCGCGGACGCGCGCCTCGGCGGCGTTGATGGCGTGGGCGACCTCTGCGGCCGTGTCGTCGTGCTGGACCGCGATCTTGGCCGCGACCAGCAGCTCTTCCGGCCCCAGGTGGAGCGTACGCATGTGGATGACGGAGGTGACCGTGTCGCCGTCGACGATCGCCGTACGGATCTTCGCCACCTCCTCCGTACCGGCGGCCTCGCCCAGGAGGAGCGACTTCGTCTCAACGGCCAGAATGAGGGCGATCAGGATCAGCAGCGCGCCGATGCACAGGGTGCCGACGCCGTCCCAGACGCCGTCGCCGGTGGCCAGGGCGAGACCCACGCCACCGAGGGCGAGGACGAGACCGATCAGGGCGCCCGCGTCCTCAAGGAGGACTACAGGGAGCTCCGGGGCCTTGGCCCGGCGCACGAACTGCGACCAGGAGAGCGAGCCCCGCGTCTCGTTCGACTCCTTGATGGCCGTACGGAACGAGAAGCCCTCGGCGATGATCGCGAAGACCAGGACGCCGACGGGCCAGTACCAGGCCTCGATCTCGTGGGGGTGCTTGACCTTCTCGTAGCCCTCGTAGAGGGCGAACATGCCGCCCACCGAGAACAGCACGATCGAGACGAGGAAGGCGTAGATGTAACGCTCCCGGCCGTAGCCGAAGGGGTGTTGGGGCGTCGCCTCACGCTGTGCCTTCTTGCCGCCGAGCAGCAGCAGGCCCTGGTTGCCCGAGTCGGCCAGCGAGTGGACGCTCTCCGCGAGCATCGACGACGAACCGCTGAAGAGGAACGCCACGAACTTGGCTGCCGCGATCGCGAGGTTGGCGCCGAGCGCCGCCACGATCGCCTTGGTTCCGCCTGACGCACTCATACGTGCACGTGTTCCCTTCGTCGGTGTCGCGGCCGCCCGGGTGCCGCCATACGGCCGCACATTGTTGCATCAGGCCACGACGGTGGCGCGAAAAGCAGTGCCCGTTCCGGACAGTTCGGCCTTTTCGCCCGCCCGGACGAAGGCCGCCTGGCCCGGGGCGAGCCGCAGGTCACCGAGCTCCACCGCACCCGCCGTGCACAAGACGATCTGCGGGGTCCCGGCGGTCAGGTCCGTCGGATCCGCGCCTTCCGCGCGTACGAAACGGGACAGGCGGAACTCGTCGATCGGGGTGTCGTAGAGCTCTTCGCCCGTCTCCGACGCCTCGGGGCGCAGCACGCCCGGGTCGCTGGCCTCGAAGCGGACGACCCGGAGGAGTTCGGGGACGTCCACGTGCTTCGGGGTCAGACCGCAGCGCAGCACGTTGTCCGAGTTGGCCATGATCTCCACGCCCAGGCCGCTCAGATAGGCGTGCGGGACGCCGGCGCCGAGGAACAGGGCCTCACCGGGCTGGAGTTGGACGTAGTTGAGCAGCATGGCCGCGATGACGCCGGGGTCGCCCGGGAAGTGGTGGGCGAGCGAGGCGTGGGCCCGGTAGGCGTCGCCGCCGAGGCGGTCGCAGGCGGCCGCGGCCTCGGTCACCGTCGCCGCCATCTCCTGCGGATCGGCGGTCAGTACGGCCGTGAGGACCTCGCGCAGCGCGGCCTCCTCGGGGTGGGCGCGCAGGAGGTCCACATACGGCTTGAGGGAGTCCACGTCGAGCGCGGCGAGAAGTTCCGCGGATTCCTCCGGAGCCCGGAACCCGCACAGGCCTTCGAACGTTGTCAGGGCACAGATCAGTTCGGGCTTGTGATTGGCGTCCTTGTAATTGCGGTGCGGGGCGCCGAGCGGAACGCCCGCGCTTTCCTCGTCCGCGTAACCCCGCTGCGCCTGGGCGAGATTGGGATGCACCTGAAGCGAGAGGGGGGCGCCTGCCGCCAGCAATTTGAGAAGAAAAGGAAGACGGGGGCCGAATTTGGCGACGGCCGCGTCACCGAGCTCCGCCGTCGGGTCCGCTGCGATGACGTCGGAGAGCGGGGTCCCGCCCGCACCCCGGTCGATACGGGACGGGGCGCCCGGATGCGCACCCATCCACATCTCGGCCTGCGGCTCGCCGGTGGGGGCGGTGCCGAGCAGATCCGGGATCAGCGTCGTGGAGCCCCAGGCATAGGGGCGCACGGTGTTGGCGAGACGGTCCATGGTTCGCGTGGTCTCTTTCGCGTGGTCTCGTACGGGTTCGGTCGCCGCGTGCCCCGGTAGCCGCAGCAACTGTCGCAGCTGTCGGCCATCGGTCACCGGTGTCCTCGGCACTGATGTCCTCGGTGTACTCGGTGTCCTCGGCCACCGGCCGCGTCGGCGTCGGGCCGCACCGGCGGTGCCCTACGTCGGGGGCGGCGTCGATGCGAGGGCGAGGTAGGCGGTCGCGAAGTCCGTGAGGGCGAGGAGTTCCGCCAGGCACTCCAGCTCCGTGCCCTCCTCCGGCTCCAGTTCGCTGATCTGCGCCTCGTGGCTCAGGGCGAGTTCACGCGCGGCCGGGGCGGCGGAGAGGCCGCCCGCCGGGCGGTCGCGCAGCAGGACGACCCGGGCGTGCAGCGTCGCGGGCTCGTCCACCCGGTCGCGGAAGAAGTCGTCCGGGTCGGCGCCCTCCCCGAGCGAGCCCGCGAGCAGGATGCCGTGCGACGCCAGCGTCTCCGGCAGCTCGCCCGCGAGTGCGGGGCGGCCCGCGAGCTCGGCCAGTACGGTCGCGAAGCGGCGGCCCGCCGGGGCGGCGCTCTCGCCCTCCGTCCAGACGAGGGGGAGGGCGTCGGCGAGCTCCGTCGCGAGGGTCTTGGCCGGGTTGCTGTAGGTGGCGATGGCCGGGCCGCAGCGTTCCGCGGTGCGGTCGAGGCGGTCGGCGATCTTCTCCAGCGTCTCCGGAGGCGCGGCCGTCAGCCCCAGCCGGTCGAGCAGGGCCAGGATGGGGGTGAACAGCGCCCACAGCGCGCTCGGGGAGGCGGCCGGGGTCGTCCCGTCCTCGTACAGCTCGTGCGGGGCCGTCGCCAGCGGCACCACCAGGCCGTGCACCCCGTCGACGGCCTCGGAGAGCGGGGAGCCCTTCGGGGCGACGGCCACGACCGTGCAGCCCCGGCGGTAGGCCTGCTCCGCCAGGAGCGCCAGGCCGGGCTCGCTGCCGTCCGTGGTGGTGATGAGCAGGAGGTCGACCGAGCCTGCCCAGCCCGGGAGGTTCCAGCGCAGGGCGCCCGCCGCGGCGGCCACCCCGGTCGAGACGAGCCGGGAGACCGGCGCGGAGGCTCCGGCCAGCGCCGTGACCAGGTCGGCCACGCCCTCGGCGGCGGTGCCGGGGCCCGCGACGAGCACGGCCCGGGGGCGGCCCTCGGGCTGCAGTTCCGCGATGCCCGCCTCGATGGCGTGCCGGGCGGCGGTACGGACGCGGGCGCCGGCTTCGGCGGCTCCGCGCAGCAGACCGCGGCGGTCCGCGCGGGCCAGGGCTTCCGGCGCGTCGAGCAGCGACTCATCGAGCATGTGCGGCAGCCTCCGGGGCGATCGGGGTTCCGGGTCACTCGGGTTCCCGGCTGTGCGCCGGGCGGGCTCCGCGGGACGGGATCCGCGCGGGGCGGGGTTACGCCGGGCGGCGGGCCTCGTCCACCAGGAGCACGGGGATGCCGTCGCGAACCGGGTACGCAAGGCCGCAGTCCGCGCCGGTGCAGACCAGCTCGGGCATCTCCTCGGCCGTGGCGTCCTTGAGCGGGGCGTGGCACGCGGGGCAGGCGAGGATGTCGAGGAGGCCGGCTTCGAGCGGCATGGGGGTCCTTCCGGAACGTCTTCGTCGTCTTCGTATACGTGGATCGGGTGCCTGGATCAGGCCTTGTCACCCTACCGCCGGGGTGGGATGCGGGCTTGCCGGGTGGCATGGCCGGACCGGTGGTGGCGAACGCCCGGCACCGGTCCGCGAGGCCGCCGGGGCCGGTCCCGGCGGACGGCCGGGACCCGGGCCCCGGCCGTGCCGGTGCGGGACTACGCCCGTACCAGCGCCAGGACCTCGTCCCGCAGCTTCGCCATCGTCGGTTCGTCGCGCGCCTCGACGTTCAGCCGCAGGAGCGGCTCGGTGTTGGAGGGACGCAGGTTGAACCACCAGTCGGCGGTGGAGACCGTCAGGCCGTCCAGCTCGTCCGTGGTGACGCCCTGCCGCATCGCGAAGGCCGCGCGGACCGCCTCCGTGCGGGCGGCCTGGTCGGTCACCGTCGAGTTGATCTCGCCCGAGCCCGTGTAGCGGTCGTACGCGGCCAGCAGGCGGGAGAGCGGGGCCTTCTGGGTGCCC encodes the following:
- a CDS encoding cation diffusion facilitator family transporter → MSASGGTKAIVAALGANLAIAAAKFVAFLFSGSSSMLAESVHSLADSGNQGLLLLGGKKAQREATPQHPFGYGRERYIYAFLVSIVLFSVGGMFALYEGYEKVKHPHEIEAWYWPVGVLVFAIIAEGFSFRTAIKESNETRGSLSWSQFVRRAKAPELPVVLLEDAGALIGLVLALGGVGLALATGDGVWDGVGTLCIGALLILIALILAVETKSLLLGEAAGTEEVAKIRTAIVDGDTVTSVIHMRTLHLGPEELLVAAKIAVQHDDTAAEVAHAINAAEARVREAVPIARVIYLEPDIYSAAEAAAGPDPAATPGGTGH
- a CDS encoding fructose-specific PTS transporter subunit EIIC, which gives rise to MNGVSYMIPFVVVGGLLIAISLALGGHTDAKGGLVIPDDSFWMHVNQIGVIGFTLMVPILSGYIAYAIGDRPALVPGMIGGWIANTGSLYDSKAGAGFIGAIVTGFLAGYLVLWIKKAKVPKFVQPIMPIIVIPIVATTALGLFFIYVIGKPISWVFTHLTDWLSGMTGTSAVLLGAILGLMIAFDMGGPVNKTAFLFGAGLIATGNQSVMGMCAAAIPVMPLGQGLATLLRRRFYSEQERETGMAALFMGLFGISEGAIPFAAARPAQVIPANMLGGAVAGAIAGLASVKDAVPHGGPIVALLGAVGGVPMFFLAVAAGTVVTAVTTNGLIGVKERRRDAALPQNVSGMETSLAVDAALAVGRDPLEAVPVGAAATGSTGAVAEGAVTDSSGGESAVGRVDGSPDERPGGSRSSGRSQTPENSSDATGSDRSSDPGNSGDSREVLSGYLTQDTVKVALAAGEKEAAIREMAELLARTGNVRDVDELVRVALAREAQGTTGLGEEIAIPHAKTDAVAAPTVGFARSSEGIEWGALDGTRAKLIFMISVPEAAAGDEHLRILSLLSRKLMDTEFRARLAEAPDEAAVLAVLGEIQ
- a CDS encoding PTS fructose transporter subunit IIB, which produces MTSPANERRKVKLLAVTACPTGIAHTYMAAEKLAQAAEALGVEMKVETQGSIGAENVFSDNDVRDADGIIIAADKDVDRSRFVGKKVLAVGVAEGIRHPERLIEQVHGAPVQSGDGGRGAGGAAAPGVLRRRVPGAARSGASRTRR
- a CDS encoding Trm112 family protein, which gives rise to MPLEAGLLDILACPACHAPLKDATAEEMPELVCTGADCGLAYPVRDGIPVLLVDEARRPA
- a CDS encoding SIS domain-containing protein, whose amino-acid sequence is MLDESLLDAPEALARADRRGLLRGAAEAGARVRTAARHAIEAGIAELQPEGRPRAVLVAGPGTAAEGVADLVTALAGASAPVSRLVSTGVAAAAGALRWNLPGWAGSVDLLLITTTDGSEPGLALLAEQAYRRGCTVVAVAPKGSPLSEAVDGVHGLVVPLATAPHELYEDGTTPAASPSALWALFTPILALLDRLGLTAAPPETLEKIADRLDRTAERCGPAIATYSNPAKTLATELADALPLVWTEGESAAPAGRRFATVLAELAGRPALAGELPETLASHGILLAGSLGEGADPDDFFRDRVDEPATLHARVVLLRDRPAGGLSAAPAARELALSHEAQISELEPEEGTELECLAELLALTDFATAYLALASTPPPT
- the manA gene encoding mannose-6-phosphate isomerase, class I, yielding MDRLANTVRPYAWGSTTLIPDLLGTAPTGEPQAEMWMGAHPGAPSRIDRGAGGTPLSDVIAADPTAELGDAAVAKFGPRLPFLLKLLAAGAPLSLQVHPNLAQAQRGYADEESAGVPLGAPHRNYKDANHKPELICALTTFEGLCGFRAPEESAELLAALDVDSLKPYVDLLRAHPEEAALREVLTAVLTADPQEMAATVTEAAAACDRLGGDAYRAHASLAHHFPGDPGVIAAMLLNYVQLQPGEALFLGAGVPHAYLSGLGVEIMANSDNVLRCGLTPKHVDVPELLRVVRFEASDPGVLRPEASETGEELYDTPIDEFRLSRFVRAEGADPTDLTAGTPQIVLCTAGAVELGDLRLAPGQAAFVRAGEKAELSGTGTAFRATVVA